From a single Calothrix sp. NIES-2098 genomic region:
- a CDS encoding sulfolipid biosynthesis protein: MKVLVIGGDGYCGWATALYLSNQGYEVGILDSLVRRHWDNELGVETLTPIAPIQQRLQRWYDLTGKSIDLFVGDITNYEFLKKALDKFQPGAIVHFGEQRSAPFSMIDREHAVLTQVNNVVGTLNLLYAMREDFPDCHLVKLGTMGEYGTPNIDIEEGYITIEHNGRKDTLPYPKQPGSMYHLSKVHDSHNIHFACRIWGLRATDLNQGVVYGVLTEETGMDELLINRLDYDGVFGTALNRFCIQAAIGHPLTVYGKGGQTRGFLDIRDTVRCIELAIANPAQPGEFRVFNQFTEQFSVGDLAVMVKKAGNAMGLNVEINNLDNPRVEKEEHYFNAKNTKLLDLGLQPHYLSDSLLDSLLNFAIKYQNRVDNKQILPKVSWHRK; this comes from the coding sequence ATGAAAGTCCTGGTTATTGGTGGCGATGGCTATTGCGGTTGGGCGACTGCTCTTTACCTCTCAAATCAAGGTTATGAGGTTGGGATTTTAGATAGTTTAGTGCGGCGGCACTGGGATAACGAGTTAGGTGTCGAAACTCTCACTCCGATCGCGCCAATTCAACAACGTCTTCAGCGCTGGTACGACTTAACCGGTAAATCCATAGACCTTTTTGTTGGCGACATTACTAATTACGAGTTCCTCAAGAAAGCACTGGACAAATTCCAACCCGGTGCGATCGTGCATTTTGGGGAACAGCGATCGGCTCCTTTTTCGATGATCGACCGCGAACATGCAGTTCTGACTCAGGTGAACAATGTAGTCGGCACTTTGAATTTACTGTATGCGATGCGGGAAGATTTCCCCGACTGTCATTTAGTCAAGTTGGGAACAATGGGTGAATACGGTACACCCAACATCGACATCGAAGAAGGTTACATCACCATTGAACACAATGGGCGCAAAGATACATTGCCTTATCCCAAACAACCAGGTTCAATGTATCACCTCAGCAAAGTCCATGACAGTCATAACATCCATTTTGCCTGTCGGATTTGGGGATTGCGGGCTACAGACTTAAATCAGGGTGTAGTTTATGGCGTCTTAACCGAAGAAACGGGAATGGACGAATTGTTAATTAACCGCCTTGATTACGATGGAGTGTTTGGTACAGCACTTAACCGCTTCTGTATTCAAGCGGCCATTGGTCATCCCCTCACCGTCTACGGTAAAGGCGGACAAACCCGCGGATTTTTAGATATTCGAGATACAGTGCGGTGTATTGAATTGGCGATCGCCAATCCTGCACAACCTGGCGAATTCCGCGTCTTTAACCAATTTACCGAGCAATTTAGCGTTGGTGACTTGGCAGTGATGGTGAAAAAAGCCGGGAACGCAATGGGATTGAATGTGGAAATCAATAACCTCGATAATCCCAGAGTTGAAAAAGAAGAGCATTATTTCAACGCTAAAAACACTAAATTACTTGATTTAGGTTTACAACCGCACTACCTCTCTGATTCTCTGCTTGATTCACTGTTAAACTTCGCTATCAAGTATCAGAATCGAGTCGATAACAAACAAATTCTGCCTAAAGTCTCTTGGCATAGGAAATAG
- the cyaB1 gene encoding adenylate cyclase, whose amino-acid sequence MTLPNPGSVLATLTELTQVNRTHALLRRVKDLSVNEFVCLLDFITAEFQQFLRAIELINNEALETMLEKVLEAITLKIGQILQAEHTAIFLVDYDKGQLWSKVPQDNSQKFLEIRTPITVGIPGHVASTGQYLNIAETATHPLFSPELEKQMGYKISNLLCMPVVSSKNQIVAVVQLANKAGDIPFNHHDEERFRDFAASIGIILESCQTFYVAARNQRGATALLRATQTLGQSLDLEATLQIVMEQARILMQADRSTLFLYRKEMGELWTKVAAAADGTNAIEIRMPCNRGIVGYVAATGEAVNIPDAYRDPRFDPSTDRKTGYLTRNILCLPVFNSANELIGVTQLINKQQGSFTTSDEEFMRAFNIQAGIALENARLFENVLLEKQYQKDILQSLSDAVISTDMAGRIVTINDAALQLLGCPIGETHHKSNKHLWEQNLLGRLVWEVVPIENLQMRLEDSLKTGAKHYVPEQSLTVGLYHVQSSERVNSESDTGRSGTHTPGSGDTVILAVGDRQNPDIFIPWNLPLTPQSKFLSASEVQKVERSTNLTVNPLTNPEGGVRGGLVVLEDISQEKRLKTTMYRYLTPHVAEQVMALGEDALMVGERKEVTILFSDIRGYTTLTENLGAAEVVSLLNQYFETMVEAVFNHEGTLDKFIGDALMAVFGAPLPLTENHAWRAVQAALDMRQRLAEFNQRRIIQAQPQIHIGIGLSSGEVVSGNIGSHKRMDYTVIGDGVNLSSRLEGVTKEYGCDIVLSEFTYQLCSDRIWARQLDKIRVKGKYQAVNIYELISDRATPLDDATQEFLFYYQSGRIAYLARNFQRAIDCFTDAKNIRPQDQAVNIHLERARNYQKTPPLDSWDGVWTMTTK is encoded by the coding sequence ATGACACTTCCTAATCCTGGTAGCGTCTTGGCTACATTAACTGAACTTACACAAGTTAATCGTACCCACGCTTTACTGCGTCGTGTTAAAGACCTTTCTGTTAATGAATTTGTCTGTTTACTCGATTTTATTACGGCTGAGTTTCAGCAGTTTCTCAGAGCAATTGAGCTAATTAATAATGAAGCTCTAGAAACAATGCTAGAGAAAGTGCTAGAAGCAATCACATTAAAAATTGGTCAAATTCTGCAAGCAGAACACACAGCAATTTTTTTGGTAGATTATGACAAAGGTCAGTTGTGGTCAAAAGTTCCCCAAGATAATAGTCAAAAATTCTTAGAAATTCGGACTCCAATTACAGTTGGCATTCCCGGTCATGTGGCCAGTACTGGTCAATATTTAAATATAGCTGAAACCGCTACTCATCCTTTATTTAGCCCAGAACTAGAAAAACAAATGGGCTATAAAATTAGTAATCTTTTATGTATGCCAGTTGTGAGCAGTAAAAATCAAATTGTCGCAGTAGTACAACTGGCTAATAAAGCAGGGGATATTCCCTTTAATCATCATGATGAAGAACGATTTCGAGATTTTGCTGCTTCAATTGGGATTATTTTAGAAAGCTGCCAAACTTTTTATGTAGCAGCTCGCAATCAACGGGGAGCTACAGCACTTTTAAGGGCAACTCAAACTCTAGGACAAAGTTTAGATTTAGAAGCAACTTTGCAAATAGTCATGGAGCAAGCCCGGATTTTAATGCAAGCAGACCGCAGCACCCTATTTTTATATCGTAAAGAAATGGGTGAACTTTGGACAAAGGTAGCAGCAGCAGCAGATGGTACAAATGCAATCGAAATCCGGATGCCTTGTAATCGAGGAATTGTTGGTTATGTGGCTGCTACTGGGGAAGCTGTTAATATTCCTGATGCTTATCGAGATCCGCGCTTCGATCCATCTACAGATAGAAAAACTGGATATTTAACTCGCAATATTTTATGTTTGCCAGTATTTAATTCTGCTAATGAATTAATTGGGGTAACTCAGTTAATTAATAAGCAACAAGGTAGTTTTACTACCTCTGATGAAGAATTTATGCGAGCTTTTAATATCCAAGCCGGAATTGCTTTAGAAAATGCTCGCCTGTTTGAAAATGTGCTGTTAGAAAAACAGTATCAAAAAGATATTTTGCAAAGTTTATCTGATGCTGTAATTTCTACAGATATGGCAGGTCGGATTGTCACAATTAATGATGCAGCACTGCAATTATTGGGTTGTCCCATAGGAGAGACTCATCATAAAAGTAATAAACATTTGTGGGAACAAAATTTACTCGGTCGCCTAGTTTGGGAAGTAGTGCCGATTGAAAATCTGCAAATGCGGCTGGAAGATAGTTTAAAAACTGGGGCAAAACATTACGTTCCAGAGCAAAGTTTAACAGTGGGATTGTATCACGTCCAAAGTTCTGAACGAGTAAACAGTGAAAGCGATACCGGACGCAGCGGAACTCATACACCAGGATCTGGAGATACCGTAATTTTGGCAGTGGGCGATCGCCAAAATCCCGATATTTTTATTCCCTGGAATTTACCCCTAACTCCCCAATCTAAGTTTTTGAGTGCCAGTGAAGTGCAAAAAGTCGAACGCAGCACCAATCTCACTGTCAATCCCTTAACTAACCCCGAAGGTGGAGTCAGAGGTGGTTTGGTGGTGCTAGAAGACATCAGCCAGGAAAAACGCTTGAAAACTACCATGTACCGCTACCTCACACCCCACGTTGCCGAACAGGTGATGGCTTTGGGAGAAGATGCCTTAATGGTAGGAGAACGAAAAGAAGTAACAATTTTATTTTCTGATATCCGTGGTTATACTACCCTGACAGAAAATCTCGGTGCGGCTGAGGTGGTATCATTGCTCAACCAGTATTTTGAAACAATGGTAGAGGCAGTTTTTAACCATGAAGGCACCCTAGATAAGTTTATTGGCGATGCTTTAATGGCAGTGTTTGGTGCGCCTTTACCCCTCACAGAAAATCATGCTTGGCGAGCCGTACAAGCAGCATTGGATATGCGCCAACGCTTGGCAGAATTTAATCAACGGCGGATTATTCAAGCACAACCGCAAATCCACATTGGCATCGGGCTGAGTTCTGGGGAAGTGGTTTCTGGTAATATTGGTTCCCACAAACGCATGGATTACACCGTCATTGGCGATGGTGTAAATTTAAGTTCCCGTTTGGAAGGCGTCACAAAAGAATATGGTTGTGACATTGTTTTGAGTGAATTTACTTATCAACTCTGTAGCGATCGCATTTGGGCGAGACAGTTAGATAAAATTCGCGTCAAAGGTAAGTATCAAGCGGTAAATATCTACGAGCTAATTAGCGATCGCGCTACTCCTCTTGATGATGCCACCCAAGAATTTTTATTCTATTATCAGTCTGGTAGAATTGCTTATTTAGCACGTAACTTTCAACGCGCGATCGACTGTTTTACAGATGCTAAGAATATTCGCCCTCAAGACCAAGCTGTTAATATCCACCTAGAACGCGCTCGCAATTACCAAAAAACACCACCCCTTGATTCTTGGGATGGTGTCTGGACAATGACTACTAAGTAA
- a CDS encoding group 1 glycosyl transferase encodes MKIALFTETFLPKVDGIVTRLRHTVDHLQRHGNQVLVIAPDGGIAEHKGAKVYGVSGFPLPLYPELKMALPRPAIGYALEEFQPDIIHVVNPAVLGLAGIFYSKVLKIPLVASYHTHLPQYLQHYGLGMLEGLLWELLKGGHNQAELNLCTSTAMMEELTAHGIERVDLWQRGVDTELFHPELASDQMRSRLSQNHPESPLLLYVGRLSAEKEIERIKPILEAIPEARLALVGDGPHRQALEKHFAGTNTNFVGYLMGRELGSAFASADAFIFPSRTETLGLVLLEAMAAGCPVVAARSGGIPDIVTDGVNGYLFEPTADIQGAITATVRLLQEKQECDLIRQNARKEAERWGWANATRQLEDYYQKVLYSQKLTKAV; translated from the coding sequence ATGAAAATAGCTCTGTTCACTGAAACCTTTTTGCCCAAAGTTGATGGCATTGTCACGCGCCTGCGTCACACCGTTGACCATTTACAGCGTCATGGAAATCAAGTTTTAGTGATTGCCCCGGATGGCGGGATCGCTGAACATAAAGGAGCGAAAGTTTATGGTGTGAGTGGCTTTCCTTTGCCACTATATCCAGAATTAAAAATGGCATTACCTCGCCCAGCTATTGGTTACGCCTTAGAAGAGTTTCAACCAGATATTATTCATGTCGTTAATCCAGCCGTTTTGGGATTAGCTGGGATATTTTATAGCAAAGTCCTGAAAATTCCTTTAGTAGCGTCTTACCATACCCATTTACCCCAATATCTTCAACATTACGGCTTGGGGATGTTAGAAGGTTTGCTTTGGGAATTACTTAAAGGCGGTCACAATCAAGCCGAGTTAAATCTCTGTACTTCCACAGCGATGATGGAGGAATTAACAGCACATGGTATTGAACGGGTAGATTTGTGGCAAAGGGGTGTAGATACAGAATTATTTCATCCTGAATTAGCTAGTGACCAAATGCGATCGCGTTTATCGCAAAATCACCCAGAAAGCCCGCTACTACTCTACGTAGGTCGGCTTTCGGCTGAGAAAGAAATTGAGCGCATCAAACCAATTTTAGAGGCAATTCCAGAGGCGCGGTTGGCATTGGTCGGAGATGGCCCCCACCGCCAAGCACTAGAAAAACACTTTGCAGGGACTAATACCAACTTTGTCGGCTACCTTATGGGTAGGGAGTTAGGTTCCGCTTTTGCTAGTGCTGATGCTTTTATTTTTCCTTCCCGTACAGAAACGCTAGGATTAGTCCTCCTAGAAGCAATGGCAGCTGGTTGTCCTGTAGTCGCAGCTCGTTCGGGCGGAATTCCTGATATTGTTACAGACGGGGTGAATGGCTATCTTTTTGAGCCAACAGCAGATATTCAAGGTGCAATTACCGCTACTGTTCGCCTTTTACAGGAGAAACAAGAATGTGACCTAATCCGTCAAAATGCCCGTAAAGAAGCCGAAAGGTGGGGATGGGCAAATGCCACACGCCAGCTAGAAGATTACTATCAAAAGGTGCTTTATTCTCAAAAGTTGACTAAAGCTGTCTAG